From Pseudonocardia autotrophica, one genomic window encodes:
- a CDS encoding pyridoxal phosphate-dependent aminotransferase, producing MLVERMRPFTSTIFTEISRLAARTGAINLGQGFPDTDGPASLLAGAAANITEHGLNQYPPGPGVPALREAVAEHQRRFYGLDVDPDDVLVTTGATEAIAATLLGLCGPGDEVIAFEPNYDSYAATVALSGATLRPVPLRAPDFDFDDDELAAAFSDRTRVVLVNTPHNPTGAVFGADRLSRIGELARAHDAVIVTDEVYEHMTFDDARHVPMATLPGLADRTLTISSAGKTFSVTGWKVGWVHGPPELVGAARAVKQFLTFHGGAPLQPAVADALALGDDFYAGITADLTRKRDLLSAGLRAAGFDVLTPRGTYFVVADPRPLGHDDGVELAWQLPERCGVAAVPVSVFCASEAGVAATRPLIRFAFCKRDEVLTEAAERLATLRT from the coding sequence ATGCTGGTCGAGCGCATGCGCCCGTTCACCTCCACGATCTTCACCGAGATCTCCCGGCTCGCCGCGCGGACCGGGGCGATCAATCTCGGTCAGGGGTTCCCGGACACCGACGGGCCCGCGTCGCTGCTGGCCGGCGCCGCCGCGAACATCACCGAGCACGGTCTCAACCAGTACCCGCCCGGCCCCGGCGTACCGGCGCTGCGCGAGGCCGTCGCCGAACACCAGAGGCGCTTCTACGGACTCGACGTCGACCCGGACGACGTGCTGGTCACCACCGGCGCGACCGAGGCGATCGCGGCGACCCTGCTCGGGCTCTGCGGCCCCGGCGACGAGGTGATCGCGTTCGAGCCGAACTACGACTCGTACGCCGCGACCGTCGCGCTCTCCGGCGCCACCCTGCGCCCGGTCCCGCTGCGCGCCCCCGACTTCGACTTCGACGACGACGAGCTGGCCGCCGCGTTCTCCGACCGCACCAGGGTGGTGCTGGTCAACACCCCGCACAACCCGACCGGTGCGGTGTTCGGTGCCGATCGGCTGAGCCGGATCGGCGAGCTGGCCCGTGCGCACGACGCGGTGATCGTGACCGACGAGGTCTACGAGCACATGACCTTCGACGACGCCCGGCACGTCCCGATGGCGACGCTGCCCGGGCTCGCCGACCGGACGCTGACGATCTCCTCGGCCGGCAAGACCTTCTCGGTGACCGGCTGGAAGGTCGGCTGGGTGCACGGCCCGCCCGAGCTCGTCGGCGCGGCCCGCGCGGTGAAGCAGTTCCTCACCTTCCACGGCGGGGCCCCGCTGCAGCCCGCGGTGGCGGACGCGCTCGCACTCGGCGACGACTTCTACGCCGGGATCACCGCCGACCTGACCCGCAAGCGCGACCTGCTCTCGGCCGGGCTGCGCGCCGCCGGCTTCGACGTGCTCACCCCGCGCGGCACGTACTTCGTGGTCGCCGACCCGCGCCCGCTCGGCCACGACGACGGCGTCGAGCTGGCCTGGCAGCTGCCCGAGCGCTGCGGGGTGGCCGCGGTGCCGGTGTCGGTGTTCTGCGCGTCCGAGGCGGGCGTCGCGGCGACCCGGCCGCTGATCCGGTTCGCCTTCTGCAAGCGCGACGAGGTGCTCACCGAGGCGGCCGAACGGCTCGCCACCCTGCGGACCTGA
- a CDS encoding short-chain fatty acid transporter — MARSDTSVPTGTPLSRAMRPVNAVVERYIPSALVFAIVLTFVVGLMAVALTDSGPVDVVASWGDGLSGLLDFITQMALILLLGHMLAHTRPVQKLLRALGSVPRTTMQAYLFVFLVAAIASLITWGLGLVVAALIAREVAAQGRERGLALHFPMLVAAGFSGFVVWHMGYSGSGPLLAATEGSFIAEQLGAPIPVSETTYSTWNLIAIVATVLAVAGALYLVAPRPGEKIREFSTEEPVASPRPADDERTPADRVDGSRVLTALLGLLLVAYLVHHYATGGSLTIDIVNWTFLCLILLLVANPSEMITLTRNAAANVGEILLQFPLYAGILGIMTASGLVEIISAWFVNISTPVTFGLLAFLSAGLVNLAIPSGGGQVAVQGPVMIDAANQIGVDPAIALMAIAYGDQWTNMIQPFFALPLLAIAGLKIRDILGYTTVTLIASGIVFGATMLIISL; from the coding sequence ATGGCCCGATCCGACACGAGCGTCCCGACCGGAACCCCGCTCTCCCGCGCGATGCGCCCGGTGAACGCCGTCGTCGAGCGGTACATCCCGTCGGCGCTGGTCTTCGCGATCGTCCTGACCTTCGTGGTCGGCCTGATGGCGGTGGCGCTCACCGACTCCGGCCCGGTCGACGTCGTCGCGAGCTGGGGCGACGGCCTCTCCGGCCTGCTCGACTTCATCACCCAGATGGCGCTGATCCTGCTGCTCGGGCACATGCTCGCGCACACCCGCCCGGTGCAGAAGCTGCTGCGGGCGCTCGGCTCCGTGCCGCGCACGACGATGCAGGCCTACCTGTTCGTCTTCCTGGTCGCCGCGATCGCCTCGCTGATCACCTGGGGCCTCGGTCTCGTGGTGGCGGCGCTGATCGCCCGCGAGGTCGCCGCGCAGGGCCGCGAGCGGGGCCTGGCACTGCACTTCCCGATGCTGGTGGCGGCGGGGTTCTCCGGCTTCGTCGTCTGGCACATGGGTTACTCGGGATCGGGCCCGCTGCTCGCCGCCACCGAGGGCTCCTTCATCGCCGAGCAGCTCGGCGCGCCGATCCCGGTCAGCGAGACGACCTACTCCACCTGGAACCTGATCGCGATCGTGGCGACCGTGCTGGCCGTCGCCGGCGCGCTCTACCTGGTCGCGCCCCGGCCCGGCGAGAAGATCCGGGAGTTCAGCACCGAGGAGCCGGTCGCCTCACCCCGCCCGGCCGACGACGAGCGCACCCCGGCCGACCGGGTGGACGGCAGCCGCGTCCTCACCGCGCTGCTCGGGCTGCTGCTGGTGGCCTATCTCGTGCACCACTACGCGACCGGCGGCAGCCTGACCATCGACATCGTCAACTGGACGTTCCTCTGCCTGATCCTGCTGCTGGTGGCGAACCCGTCGGAGATGATCACGCTGACCCGTAACGCCGCGGCGAACGTCGGCGAGATCCTGCTCCAGTTCCCGCTCTACGCGGGCATCCTCGGGATCATGACGGCCAGTGGCCTGGTCGAGATCATCTCGGCCTGGTTCGTCAACATCTCGACGCCGGTGACCTTCGGCCTGCTCGCGTTCCTGTCCGCGGGCCTGGTGAACCTCGCCATCCCGTCCGGCGGCGGTCAGGTGGCCGTCCAGGGCCCGGTCATGATCGACGCGGCGAACCAGATCGGCGTCGATCCGGCGATCGCGCTGATGGCGATCGCCTACGGCGACCAGTGGACGAACATGATCCAGCCGTTCTTCGCGCTGCCGCTGCTGGCCATCGCCGGGCTGAAGATCCGCGACATCCTCGGCTACACGACGGTCACGCTGATCGCGTCCGGCATCGTGTTCGGCGCGACGATGCTGATCATCTCCCTGTGA
- a CDS encoding adenylate/guanylate cyclase domain-containing protein has product MTDQRPAQPGRPVVGLPVRALLALVVVAANLGGAAVVLVIASFVLPREELLDAVEIRLVNLVVLSGYLLVTIPIGIWFGRRKLTLPRRARDLDQAERRLVLRGPSRITWMIAFLWLLAAVLFCLLNLRYSGRLAFSVTATVAIGGVTTCALCYLLVERMLRRSAARVLSGRPPQRRRLVTGVMLRSVGFWALGTAVPLCGVMLAGLIALVYGDSSPTQLAVTMLVLGGTAIGTGLLTAVGAARAIADPVLTVRRALARVQDGDLDVRVPVYDNTELGQLQAGTNGMVEGLRERERIRDLFGRHVGRDVAEAAAADGDGIRLGGELRPVAVLFVDLVGSTTMAARRPPEEVVALLNRFFGVVVECVEQAGGWINKFEGDAALAVFGAPTDLDDAPGAALSAARRLGRRLAAEMPEIEAGIGVSAGDAVAGNIGDPRRYEYTVIGDPVNEAARLTELAKSVPGRVVAAARAVDAAGREARHWRAGTEVTLRGRDAPTPVHTPVEEQVLTGR; this is encoded by the coding sequence ATGACGGATCAGCGGCCCGCGCAGCCGGGACGTCCGGTCGTCGGGCTCCCGGTGCGCGCGCTGCTCGCGCTCGTGGTCGTCGCGGCGAATCTCGGTGGCGCCGCCGTGGTGCTGGTGATCGCGTCGTTCGTGCTGCCCCGCGAGGAGCTGCTGGACGCGGTCGAGATCCGGCTGGTGAATCTCGTCGTGCTGTCGGGATACCTGCTGGTCACGATCCCGATCGGGATCTGGTTCGGCCGCCGGAAGCTGACCCTGCCGCGGCGCGCGAGGGATCTCGACCAGGCCGAACGCCGGCTGGTGCTGCGTGGCCCGTCCCGGATCACCTGGATGATCGCGTTCCTGTGGCTGCTGGCCGCGGTGCTGTTCTGCCTGCTGAACCTGCGCTACTCGGGGCGGCTGGCGTTCTCGGTGACCGCGACCGTCGCGATCGGCGGGGTCACCACCTGCGCGCTGTGCTACCTGCTGGTCGAGCGGATGCTGCGGCGGTCGGCGGCCCGGGTGCTGTCCGGGCGTCCGCCGCAGCGACGGCGCCTGGTGACCGGGGTGATGCTGCGCTCGGTCGGTTTCTGGGCGCTGGGCACCGCCGTCCCGCTGTGCGGGGTGATGCTGGCCGGGCTGATCGCGCTGGTCTACGGGGACTCCTCGCCGACCCAGCTGGCGGTGACGATGCTGGTGCTGGGCGGCACCGCGATCGGTACCGGACTGCTGACCGCGGTCGGCGCGGCCCGGGCGATCGCCGATCCGGTGCTGACCGTGCGGCGGGCGCTGGCCCGGGTGCAGGACGGCGATCTCGACGTCCGGGTCCCGGTCTACGACAACACCGAGCTGGGCCAGCTGCAGGCCGGGACGAACGGCATGGTCGAGGGCCTGCGTGAGCGCGAGCGGATCCGGGACCTGTTCGGCAGGCACGTCGGCCGGGACGTCGCGGAGGCCGCCGCGGCCGATGGCGACGGGATCCGGCTGGGGGGTGAGCTGCGGCCGGTGGCGGTCCTGTTCGTCGATCTCGTCGGGTCGACGACGATGGCGGCCCGGCGGCCCCCCGAAGAGGTCGTCGCGCTGCTCAACCGGTTCTTCGGCGTCGTCGTCGAGTGTGTCGAGCAGGCCGGTGGCTGGATCAACAAGTTCGAGGGCGACGCCGCGCTGGCGGTCTTCGGTGCCCCGACCGACCTGGACGACGCCCCCGGCGCTGCGCTGTCCGCCGCCCGCCGCCTGGGCCGGCGGCTGGCCGCCGAGATGCCGGAGATCGAGGCCGGGATCGGCGTCTCCGCCGGCGACGCCGTCGCCGGCAACATCGGCGATCCGCGTCGCTACGAGTACACCGTGATCGGCGACCCGGTGAACGAGGCGGCCCGGCTCACCGAGCTCGCCAAGTCGGTCCCCGGCCGGGTCGTCGCGGCCGCCCGCGCCGTCGACGCGGCCGGCCGCGAGGCCCGGCACTGGCGGGCCGGAACCGAGGTCACGCTGCGCGGGCGGGACGCCCCCACCCCGGTCCACACACCCGTCGAGGAGCAGGTGCTCACAGGGAGATGA